In the genome of Chlorogloeopsis sp. ULAP01, the window CGCTCAATTCCCTCTACATTTGTGGCTAGATGAGGCAATGGAAGGGCCTGTTCCCAGCACCATTTTACGGAACTCTGTGGTAGTAGCGAGCGGTGCTTGGGTACTGATTAAACTGCAACCTGTTTTGAATCTATCGCCGATCGCCTCTGCTGCGATGGTAGCGATTGGTGCAGTAACAGCACTTGGTGGTTCGATTATTGCGATCGCTCAAATTGATATCAAACGTTGCTTATCCTATTCAGTTAGCACCTATATGGGTTTGGTGTTTATTGCTGTAGGTACGCAACAAGACGAAGCTGCATTATTGTTGGTACTTACCCACGCCGTCTCGTCAGCATTGTTGGTAATGAGTACTGGTGGAATTATCTGGAACAGTATTACTCAAAATGTTACCCAATTGGGTGGATTGTGGTCGCGCCGTCCCATGTCGGGGCTTGCCTATATAATTGGAACCCTGGGATTAATTGGTTTTCCACCTTTAGGAAGCTTTTGGGCATTGTTGGAATTAGCTTCAGGGCTGTGGGAAATACAACCTTGGCTGGTAGGAGTGGTAATTGCAGTCAACGTTTTAACAGCTTTTAGTTTAACAAGAGAATTCTGTTTGATTTTTGGTGGTAAACCCAAGCCAATGAGCCAGCGATCGCCAGAAGTTCATTGGCCTATGGCTCTGCCCATGATGATTTTATTGGGTTTTGTTCTACATCTGCCTTTGGTGTTGCAAAGTTTATCACTTCTACCCAGTTGGGCAAGTCTAAATAAAGATGTTGCTTTGCTACTGATGTGGTCGAGTATTTTTGGTTGCAGCATTAGTTGCGTAGTTTATCTCAGCAATCTTATTCCTAAGCCAATTCGCCTCCCTTGGCAGCCTTTGCAAGATTTGATTGCCTACGACTTTTACACTCCAAAACTCTATCGTATGAGCATAGTTTTGAGTGTTGACCTGCTTTCTAAATTAGCCGATATTGTTGACCGCTTTGTTGTCGATGGCATTGTTAATTTAGTTGGTTTGGCTTCTATTGGTGGTGGTGAAAGTCTCAAGTACATAACCTCCGGACAAACTCAATTTTATGCTTTTACAGTTCTGCTTGGAGTTGGCGTTTTGGGAATGTTTGTTACTTGGCCGTTCTGGGGAAATCAGTTTTTGGAATTGATGTTTTAGGTTCGTGCTTAGTTAGTCTTTAAGAAACAAAAATTAGGGTAAGAAAAACTTTAAAATTCCCACTTAATCATGCTCAGTGTTTTGATTTGGCTCCCAATAATTACTGCTGCTTTGATAGCATTTTTACCTAGCAATATTCCTGCTAATCGCATCCGTTTAGGAGCATTAACTCTAGCTGGGATAGCTCTTCTGTGGAATCTTTTCATTCTCTTCAAATTTGATATCAATAATCCAGGGATGCAATTACAAGAGTATCTACCCTGGAACGAAACTCTTGGCTTAAGTTATCAACTTGGAGTTGATGGAATTTCCATATTAATGCTGATTTTAAATAGCTTGCTTACCTGGATTGCTATTTACAGCAGTAGTCAGCAAACAGAACGTCCTCGGCTTTTTTATTCCCTCATTTTATTAGTGAGTGGTGGAGTCGCAGGAGCATTTCTAGCAGAAAATTTGTTACTATTTTTCCTGTTTTACGAACTTGAATTAATACCCTTTTATCTGCTAATTTCGATTTGGGGAGGGCAAAGACGAGCCTACGCCGGGATTAAATTCCTCATTTATACTGCTGTTTCCGGAGCTTTAATTCTAGCTACTTTCTTAGGCATAGTTTGGCTAACTGGCTCTCCCAACTTTAATTACGATTCCCTCTCTACCCAGGCTTTATCAACGGTACTGCAAATAACTTTACTTTTGGGAATATTACTAGGTTTTGGTATTAAGATTCCCCTAATTCCTTTGCATACCTGGTTACCAGACGCTTATGTTGAAGCTTCCGCCCCGATCGCCATTCTTCTTGGTGGTGTATTGGCAAAACTAGGAACTTACGGTATTTTGCGGTTTGGCATGATGTTGTTTCCCCAAGCTTGGAGTATTCTCGCCCCATCTTTAGCAATTTGGGGAGCAGTAAGTGCTATCTATGGAGCTGTTGTCGCGATCGCTCAAAAAGACATCAAGCGCATGGTGGCATACAGTTCCATCGGACACATGGGTTACATACTCCTAGCTGCTGCTGCCAGCACTTCCTTAGCACTTGTAGGTGCAGTTGCCCAAATGGTTAGCCACGGTATTATCCTCGCGATCCTCTTCCATTTGGTAGGAGTTGTAGAAGCCAAGGTGGGAACTCGCGAACTAGATAAACTCAATGGCTTGATGAGTCCGATCCGAGGTTTACCCTTCATCAGCGCCTTACTTGTCTTAGGCGGAATGGCTAGTGCAGGTATTCCTGGAATGACAGGATTTATTGCTGAATTTATCGTCTTTCAAGGCACTTTCTCTGTCTTTCCTATCCCCACATTAATGTGCGTAGTAGCTTCTGGCTTAACAGCCGTTTATTTTGTGATCCTCCTCAACCGCACCTGTTTCGGCAAACTCGACAACAACCTTGCCTACTATCCTAAAGTTCAGTGGTATGAAAAAATGCCAGCTCTAATTTTGGCAGCCTTAATCTTGTTCTTGGGAGTACAACCTACTTGGTTAGTGCGTTGGATTGAACCAACAACAACTGCTGTTGTTGCAACAATACCTGCTTTAGAAAAAACAGTGACTCCTCAACTAGCCCTTAAGGAATGAGCAGATGAGTAGGAAAATAACCACTAACTACTGTACGGGTGGGTTTAGAAGATAAATTATCAGTTTGAACGGTAAAATTATCAACAAAACTACTACCCACTAACAAATGACCAATAACTCATCAGCTAATGTATAGAGAATTACTTAGCTATACAGTAGAAAAGATGAATTTGACATTAATTCCGAGTGGATTGGTAATTCTTCGCTTTTTTATTGCTCCCTTGCTTGTTTGGGATACCCTTGATGGCAAAACAAGCGTTTGGTTCATTGTCGCCTTTGTGACTGCCTTCCTCTCGGATATCTTGGATGGAGTAATTGCCAGACGGTTGAATGTTAGTACTGCCCAACTCCGGCAAGCTGATAGTTGGGCTGACGTTTACCTTTATCTTTGTATAGCTGCTAGCACATGGTTAGTATATCGAGATATTGTCATTGCTTATCGTCTGCCCTTACTAATAGTTATTTTTGCCCAGTTGGTTTGGTGGATAGTAAATCTGGTGAAATATGGTAAACCTGCTAGCTATCACACTTACTCGGCAAAGTTTTGGGGAATCACTCTTTTTGTTACCATTATTGCTCTTTTCGGATTCGATTATGCAGGGATTACCTTATGGCTTAGTTGTATTGTTGGTGTTATTCACACTTTAGAAGAAATAGCCATAACGCTCATATTACCAATATGGACGCATGATGTTTTGAGTATTTTTCATGCTTTAAAGTTGCGAAATGAAGTGACAGAAATTAGTTAATGGTTAGTAGTTAGTAGTGAGTTGTCTATATACTCTGCTTATCTCCTTGTTCCGCACTCCCCCACTCCTTCTCTTTCCCATACATTATTACCTATTTATTCCTTCTGCCTCCTGCCTCCAGCATAGCTGCCTTATTTTCAACTAAGAGGAAATTTAAATGGTACAAACTCCAGATAAACCTGTAACTAAATTACCGCCTTCTACACATGAATTTGCAGAAATAATTCATCGTCTGGAAGCTGGCGGTTCGATGTTACCAGATACGCCAGAAAACCTGATGCAAATTATCGGTATTTATAAAGCTTATGCAGTGCCGATGGATTTTTATTGGCGTGACTTGCTTTATATTGCCGAACGTGTATTTTTAAACCCGTTAGCATTTTTTAAGTACTTCTTGCCCAAAGAGTATTTAGAGCGCCACAATCACTATGCTGGTGATGATGCCGATTTACGAATTTGGCGTGGTGAAGCAACTGCCCATCCCGAACTTTTGGCATTTATGGAAAAAGGTGAAACTTTTAAAATGCCAAAGTTATTGCATCATTTGTTCCACGATCGCATCAATATGGAATTTGCTGAAGCTTGTATGCGGGCTATGCTCTGGCATCGTCATATGTATGCGCCAGTAAACCAGTTTGATGCTTATCTGGATAGCGAAGAGTACAAAGCTAATGCCAATAGGGCAATTAAGGCATACTTTCAAGGCAATCCCGTGATGTTGGGACTTTACAAACTGTTTCCTGATATGTTTTTGGAACAGTGCCGTCAGATGTCTTACTATGCCAATCTCGGCTTATTCTGGGAAGTAATGGCTCCCGTTTTCTTTGAAATGTCAGACATTTACGACGAAGGCGGGTTTAAAGGTGTACCCGATGCCATGAATTTTTTGGTGAATGGAATTTTTGCGATCGCCGGGCGCCCTATTTACCATCATGTTTATATTCGAGGTGAATGCTACGAAATTGTCCCCAAATCTAAAGGCTTCACCTGGCTTTACGAGGCAGCACTACCATATGTAGAAGCTGTGTTTTATCGTACCGCCCCTTTCCGTGGTACAAAATCTTACAATGCTCAAGTCGGGCAAGTTCCTGACAAGCAAGAAGATTTCCACTATGGAATTCTCTATGCCGACGTATTTCCTGTTGGTACAGCAGGTATTCCACCAACATTATTAATGCAAGATATGTTACATTTCTTGCCTGCTTATTTGGTTGAGTATTACAAAAAACATTGCCGGGGTGAAGAAGATATGTTGATTCAGTTGGGAATCAGCTTCCAACGTTCGATGTACAATGTCACTTCTGCGGTAATTCAAGCTTTGCGAACAGCACTTTTATATCCTTTAGATGATCAAAATCCTAAGCATTTACAAGCCAATCGAGAATTCTTTGAAGCGCAATTAAATCGTTTTTGTCGTCCTGAATATGGTATGCGGGATGCGGCTCGTTTGCGTCAAATTCAGCGACAGGATTATCGGTAATATATTTCCATCAAAGCTATACCTGCTCAAACTAGTTGTTGAATCCCCACCCATAAGGGCTGGGGAATATTTCAACGAATTAACACGTAAGAAAACGAATACGCTCGCCATCGCTATTTCTGGAATTGGTACCTCTTTTTGCCGTCAGCTTGTGCGGAAACTGTAGGGTGAACGTGATTTGCTCATTCGCACTCTCAACAAAAATTGAGGCTCCTAAGCGCTGCGCTAATTTTTGCACAATCGCCAATCCTAATCCAGTTCCATCTCTCTCAACACTTGAATTACTAACACTCAGTTGTGTAGTGTTGGCTGTGGTATATGCACAGACAATGATCGCTTTACCAATAGGTGTGTAATTGCAAGCATTGGTTAGTAATTCAACTAAAATCCGCTCCAAGTCAGAAATATTGGTTGTTAATAATGGAAGCTCGGCACTTGTTACTATATACAATTGTTTTTGTTGACTGCAAATGCGTTCTTTAAACAACCGGACGATAGAGGGAATCCAAATTTGTAAATCAATTGTATCCATTGCCAAAGGCGCAATCTCTGCATCGAGATGGGCTGGCATTACAGATACTTCTATTGCATTGTCAATTCTGCTTAATAACGATAATTCCAATTCACTGTGATGCCAACAGGTGACTGAGTTGAGGTAACAACTACTAGTTTGTGGAAAGGGATCGGCGCTCATCCAAAATTCCTGCCTTTTTACTAGCTATAAAGGTGTTGTCAAGAGGGCTAGTTTGCGTTCGCTTCCTTACATAAGACTGGTTGCTAAGACACGAGATTCCGCAATATCCCGAATCAGCGACGTTCTAGAGGCAATGTAAGTGTACAATGCACAGACTTCTTCTCCATTCAACAGAATCTTGCTGGCAATTTGTTGCAGGATCAGCTTGATTAACCCAGTATCTGTCAGAGCAAGCAGTTCGCTACTTGGGGTATCTTCAATTACAGACCAAGTCAATCGCAGCATCGAAGTGTTGATATGCATCGTTTCATTCCTGTATATTTATGGAAAATTTTAATATTTTCTTTAGATTTTGTTAATTGCCATTTTTTTAAATCCTGTCTTCCTTTGGAATAATTTAATATTTTATTTAGATTCTTGCAGTGATTGTAACTAATCGAAATATTTTTTGAGCAACAAGTAGCGGCGACGATTTACCCCATTCCTCTACCGTGATTGGTGGGGAAGGAACGCTGCTCCCGGTACTGGGTTACTCGGTATCAGGTAATGGGTATTAGTGATTACACAGGGAATTAGATGAGTCACGATCGCAAATTAATTTATTTTTCTCGTTCAATTCAGCCTCATGGAATTCTTTTAGTGTTGTCGCATCCTGAGCTAAAGATTCTGCAAGTAAGTGTTAATACTCAGGCTCATCTAGGAATTCCCCATCAGAATTTGCTTGGACAAACCCTCGATACATTGCTAGAGGATTCACAAATTCAAGCAATTAACAAGTGCTTGTCGAAAGATTTTAGTGGTATTAATCCGAGCAAAATATTAATTCGCACCCCAAAGGGCGATCGCTCCTTTAACGTTCTGCTGCATCGAACAACAAATGTTATTGTTCTAGAACTTGAGCCAGTAGTTCCACAGACACAAGAAAATTTCTTTAGTATTTCTGCGCTCCTCAAAGGAGCGATTGCTCAACTGCAACAAGTATCCAGTACTAGCGAATTTTTACAGTTAGTGACTCAAGAGGTTCGGAATCTAACTGGGTTTGATCGAGTTATGGTGTATCAATTTGACTTCCAAGGAGCAGGGAAAGTAATCGCAGAGGCAAAGCAGGATCATCTACCGTCTTATCTGGATTTGCACTATCCCGCCACAGATATACCAGAGCCAGTCAGAGAAGCTTACAAACGCGGTATGTCGAGATTTATCCCTGATTTGAGTGCGCAAGCAATAGAGTTGGTTCCGCCAAAAAACCTCGTGACTCAACAACCACTAGATTTCAGCTTGGCAGTGCTGCGGAGTGTTGATCCTTGCTGTGTTGAATACCACCAAAATATTGGTGTAGCGGCCATTATGGTCATTTCCCTAGTCAAAGGTCAAACCCTGTGGGGATTAATTTCCTGCCATCATCAGACACCAAAATTTGTCCCTTACGAAATTCGCGAAGCCTGCGAGTTATTAGCGCAGTTCGTAGTTTCGGAACTAACCAATAAAGTTGATCGTGAAGAACTAGACTACATAGTCAAACTTAGATCTTTGCAATCAGATTTTATAGAATCAATATCCCAAGCTGATAACCTCAAACAAGCACTTGTTAATCCTGCGCCTCGCCTGCTGGATTTGGTAAATGCTCAAGGAGCAGCCGTTTGTTTGGAAGATGAAATCACACTGGTGGGGTTGACACCAACAGTTGAGCAGGTTCGCGACTTAATTGATTGGGCTGATACCCAAGTCAGCAATCCCCTATTTCATACTAATTTGCTGCCAAAACTTTACCCAGAAACTCTGGCATTTAAAGATGTCGCTAGTGGCTTGCTGCTGCTGCAAATTTCCAAGGTTCGCCGATGTTATATTCTCTGGTTCCGTCCAGAAGTTTTGCAAACAGTAAACTGGGCAGGTAATCCAAATGGTTCTACCACTGTCAAAGCAGATGGCACTATAACACTATCTCCCCGCAAATCATTTGAACAATGGCAGGAAACAGTTCAATTCACATCACTGCCTTGGAAAGCGTGTGAGTTAGAGCAAGCGTTGGATCTCAGGAATGCGATCGTCGGTATTGTCCTCAATAAAGCAGATGAATTAGCCCAAATCAATCAAGAATTAGAGCGTAGCAACCAGGAGCTAGATTCCTTCGCCTATGCCGCTTCTCACGATCTCAAGGAACCTTTGCGAGGCATTCATAATTTCTCGACGCTGTTGTTAAGAGGTTATGAGTCGGTGTTAGATGACGTAGGTAAATCTCGCTTGCAAACTTTAATTCGTCTTACCCGTCGGATGGAGTCTTTGATTGATGTCTTACTCAAGTTCTCGCGACTGGGGCAAGCAGAGCTACATTTTGTACCTACAGATATCAACCTTATTGTCAATAGGGTACTGGAAGATTTACGCATTAGCCGTCAAGACTTCCAAGCTCAGATTCGCATTCCGCGACCTTTACCTGTAGTTAATTGCGATCCTGTCCTCATTAGTGAAGTTTTCACTAACCTTCTCAGCAATGCTCTCAAGTATAACAATAAGGCAGAGCAATGGATTGAAATTGGCTACTTGGGCGAAGAAGGGACTGGCGATTGGGTGCTGGGTACTGGAAAATCTCAAAAAGTTAACCAACAATCCTCCCAATTCCCAATTACTTTCTACGTCAAAGATAACGGCATCGGCATTCGAGAACGACATCTTGACATTATCTTCCGGTTGTTCAAGCGGTTGCACGAACAACACCTATACGGTGGTGGTACAGGAGCAGGGCTGACAATTACCAAAAAAATTATTGAACGTCATGGCGGACGAATTTGGGTGGAGTCTACCGTAGACGTTGGCTCAACTTTTTACTTTAGTCTCGCATAATTAAGATAAGTTAAATAATGTAAATTATTGTAAAATCATATGAAATAATATCAAACTTTAAATGATCCCAATGGCAACCAAGCAGTGCGAGCCACTATTAATCGCTGAGGATAGTGATGAGGATTTTGAGGTGTTGCAGTTACTAATGCAGCAGATGGAAGTACAAAATCCTATTTATCGCTGTACTAATGGAGATAAAGTTTTAGATTTCCTTTATCAAGAAGGGGATTATGGTAATCAAGATAGTTTGCCACGCCCCTCTGTAATCTTGCTCGACCTAAATTTACCGGGTACTGATGGGCGTGATGTGCTAGAGCAACTTAAGCAAGATCGGAATTTAAGAGAAATTCCAATCGTCGTCTTTACAACTTCCTCAAATCCCAAAGACATTGAATTTTGTTATCAAAAGGGAGCCAATGGCTATCTGATTAAACCAGTAGACTCTAATGAACTAGAGAAAACAGTTCAAGCGTTTGTGGAGTACTGGTTGGAAGTTAATATTCCACCAATCTCTAATTCGGCTCAATGAACAGAGTGCTTTCTCGACACTGTACGGTAGTCGCATTCAAAGAGAGTTTTTTGGGGGAGGCAGCGAACGCTCCCCTCATCTTGTGAAACCTTGTAAAGACAGGAAATCTCGCGTTTATCCTGAGAAAATTTTGATATGATTAGGAAGTATCAAAAAAATTTTTGCACGTCAATTTTATTTATAATTTGCAATCTGTGACTT includes:
- a CDS encoding CO2 hydration protein, producing MVQTPDKPVTKLPPSTHEFAEIIHRLEAGGSMLPDTPENLMQIIGIYKAYAVPMDFYWRDLLYIAERVFLNPLAFFKYFLPKEYLERHNHYAGDDADLRIWRGEATAHPELLAFMEKGETFKMPKLLHHLFHDRINMEFAEACMRAMLWHRHMYAPVNQFDAYLDSEEYKANANRAIKAYFQGNPVMLGLYKLFPDMFLEQCRQMSYYANLGLFWEVMAPVFFEMSDIYDEGGFKGVPDAMNFLVNGIFAIAGRPIYHHVYIRGECYEIVPKSKGFTWLYEAALPYVEAVFYRTAPFRGTKSYNAQVGQVPDKQEDFHYGILYADVFPVGTAGIPPTLLMQDMLHFLPAYLVEYYKKHCRGEEDMLIQLGISFQRSMYNVTSAVIQALRTALLYPLDDQNPKHLQANREFFEAQLNRFCRPEYGMRDAARLRQIQRQDYR
- a CDS encoding NAD(P)H-quinone oxidoreductase subunit F → MAQFLLETVWLVPCYALMGALLAVPWSPGIIRRTGPRPAGYVNLIMTFFAFLHSTLVFSAVWSQPPYEVSIPWLSVAGLNLSIDLEISSVSVGAMVVIAGLNLLAQIFAIGYMEMDWGWARFYSLLGLFEAGLCALALCNNLFFSYVILEILTLGTYLLVGLWFSQPLVVTGARDAFLTKRVGDLFLLMGVLAIWPLAGTWNYTELANWAATANVDPTLMALVGLALIAGPMGKCAQFPLHLWLDEAMEGPVPSTILRNSVVVASGAWVLIKLQPVLNLSPIASAAMVAIGAVTALGGSIIAIAQIDIKRCLSYSVSTYMGLVFIAVGTQQDEAALLLVLTHAVSSALLVMSTGGIIWNSITQNVTQLGGLWSRRPMSGLAYIIGTLGLIGFPPLGSFWALLELASGLWEIQPWLVGVVIAVNVLTAFSLTREFCLIFGGKPKPMSQRSPEVHWPMALPMMILLGFVLHLPLVLQSLSLLPSWASLNKDVALLLMWSSIFGCSISCVVYLSNLIPKPIRLPWQPLQDLIAYDFYTPKLYRMSIVLSVDLLSKLADIVDRFVVDGIVNLVGLASIGGGESLKYITSGQTQFYAFTVLLGVGVLGMFVTWPFWGNQFLELMF
- a CDS encoding HAMP domain-containing sensor histidine kinase, which produces MSADPFPQTSSCYLNSVTCWHHSELELSLLSRIDNAIEVSVMPAHLDAEIAPLAMDTIDLQIWIPSIVRLFKERICSQQKQLYIVTSAELPLLTTNISDLERILVELLTNACNYTPIGKAIIVCAYTTANTTQLSVSNSSVERDGTGLGLAIVQKLAQRLGASIFVESANEQITFTLQFPHKLTAKRGTNSRNSDGERIRFLTC
- a CDS encoding CDP-alcohol phosphatidyltransferase family protein, giving the protein MNLTLIPSGLVILRFFIAPLLVWDTLDGKTSVWFIVAFVTAFLSDILDGVIARRLNVSTAQLRQADSWADVYLYLCIAASTWLVYRDIVIAYRLPLLIVIFAQLVWWIVNLVKYGKPASYHTYSAKFWGITLFVTIIALFGFDYAGITLWLSCIVGVIHTLEEIAITLILPIWTHDVLSIFHALKLRNEVTEIS
- a CDS encoding NADH-quinone oxidoreductase subunit M, which produces MLSVLIWLPIITAALIAFLPSNIPANRIRLGALTLAGIALLWNLFILFKFDINNPGMQLQEYLPWNETLGLSYQLGVDGISILMLILNSLLTWIAIYSSSQQTERPRLFYSLILLVSGGVAGAFLAENLLLFFLFYELELIPFYLLISIWGGQRRAYAGIKFLIYTAVSGALILATFLGIVWLTGSPNFNYDSLSTQALSTVLQITLLLGILLGFGIKIPLIPLHTWLPDAYVEASAPIAILLGGVLAKLGTYGILRFGMMLFPQAWSILAPSLAIWGAVSAIYGAVVAIAQKDIKRMVAYSSIGHMGYILLAAAASTSLALVGAVAQMVSHGIILAILFHLVGVVEAKVGTRELDKLNGLMSPIRGLPFISALLVLGGMASAGIPGMTGFIAEFIVFQGTFSVFPIPTLMCVVASGLTAVYFVILLNRTCFGKLDNNLAYYPKVQWYEKMPALILAALILFLGVQPTWLVRWIEPTTTAVVATIPALEKTVTPQLALKE
- a CDS encoding response regulator encodes the protein MATKQCEPLLIAEDSDEDFEVLQLLMQQMEVQNPIYRCTNGDKVLDFLYQEGDYGNQDSLPRPSVILLDLNLPGTDGRDVLEQLKQDRNLREIPIVVFTTSSNPKDIEFCYQKGANGYLIKPVDSNELEKTVQAFVEYWLEVNIPPISNSAQ
- a CDS encoding ATP-binding protein gives rise to the protein MSHDRKLIYFSRSIQPHGILLVLSHPELKILQVSVNTQAHLGIPHQNLLGQTLDTLLEDSQIQAINKCLSKDFSGINPSKILIRTPKGDRSFNVLLHRTTNVIVLELEPVVPQTQENFFSISALLKGAIAQLQQVSSTSEFLQLVTQEVRNLTGFDRVMVYQFDFQGAGKVIAEAKQDHLPSYLDLHYPATDIPEPVREAYKRGMSRFIPDLSAQAIELVPPKNLVTQQPLDFSLAVLRSVDPCCVEYHQNIGVAAIMVISLVKGQTLWGLISCHHQTPKFVPYEIREACELLAQFVVSELTNKVDREELDYIVKLRSLQSDFIESISQADNLKQALVNPAPRLLDLVNAQGAAVCLEDEITLVGLTPTVEQVRDLIDWADTQVSNPLFHTNLLPKLYPETLAFKDVASGLLLLQISKVRRCYILWFRPEVLQTVNWAGNPNGSTTVKADGTITLSPRKSFEQWQETVQFTSLPWKACELEQALDLRNAIVGIVLNKADELAQINQELERSNQELDSFAYAASHDLKEPLRGIHNFSTLLLRGYESVLDDVGKSRLQTLIRLTRRMESLIDVLLKFSRLGQAELHFVPTDINLIVNRVLEDLRISRQDFQAQIRIPRPLPVVNCDPVLISEVFTNLLSNALKYNNKAEQWIEIGYLGEEGTGDWVLGTGKSQKVNQQSSQFPITFYVKDNGIGIRERHLDIIFRLFKRLHEQHLYGGGTGAGLTITKKIIERHGGRIWVESTVDVGSTFYFSLA